The following coding sequences lie in one Oncorhynchus kisutch isolate 150728-3 linkage group LG3, Okis_V2, whole genome shotgun sequence genomic window:
- the LOC109873141 gene encoding mitochondrial glutamate carrier 1: MADKQISLPAKLINGGIAGLIGVTCVFPIDLAKTRLQNQQNGSRLYTSMSDCLIKTIQSEGYFGMYRGAAVNLTLVTPEKAIKLAANDFFRQHLSKDGQKLSLLREMLAGCGAGTCQVIITTPMEMLKIQLQDAGRIEAQRKLMSQAAVRVPGGPVELRSHTAMQLTRELLRSQGIAGLYKGQGATLLRDVPFSIIYFPLFANLNSLGGCGADGPAPFYVSFASGCIAGSTAAVAVNPVDVIKTRIQTMTRGSQEDTYGGVTDCIRKILRQEGPSAFLKGAYCRALVIAPLFGIAQVVYFLGVGEFLLSFLPQQNN; this comes from the exons ATGGCTGACAAGCAGATCAG tttACCTGCCAAATTGATCAACGGGGGAATTGCTGGACTGATTGGTGTGACATGTGTATTTCCTATTGACCTAGCCAAGACCCGTCTCCAGAACCAGCAAAATGGTTCCCGTCTCTACACCAGCAT GTCAGATTGCCTTATCAAGACCATCCAATCAGAGGGGTACTTTGGCATGTACAGAG GTGCTGCTGTGAACCTGACTCTGGTCACTCCAGAGAAGGCCATCAAACTAGCTGCCAATGACTTCTTTAGACAGCACCTGTCCAAGGATGG tcagaaGCTTAGCCTGCTGAGGGAGATGCTGGCGGGTTGTGGTGCTGGTACATGTCAG GTCATCATCACCACTCCCATGGAGATGCTAAAGATTCAGTTACAGGATGCAGGGCGGATAG AGGCTCAGAGGAAGCTGATGTCCCAGGCTGCAGTTAGGGTCCCTGGGGGCCCAGTGGAGTTGAGGTCCCATACAGCAATGCAGCTCACCCGGGAGCTTCTGAGGAGCCAGGGCATTGCAGGGCTCTACAAGGGCCAGGGGGCCACACTCCTGAG GGACGTGCCATTCTCCATAATCTACTTCCCCCTGTTTGCCAATCTGAACAGTCTTGGTGGCTGTGGGGCTGATGGCCCCGCTCCCTTTTATGTGTCCTTTGCATCAGGCTGCATCGCTGGCAGTACAGCTGCTGTGGCAGTTAATCCTGTGGATG TGATTAAGACCAGAATTCAGACCATGACACGGGGAAGTCAGGAGGACACCTACGGCGGAGTGACAGACTGCATCAG GAAGATTCTGCGCCAAGAGGGTCCCTCTGCTTTCCTGAAGGGAGCGTACTGCCGTGCTCTGGTCATTGCTCCCCTCTTTGGCATCGCACAGGTGGTCTACTTCCTGGGAGTGGGAGAGTTCCTTCTCAGCTTCCTGCCTCAACAGAACAACTAG